A DNA window from Lachancea thermotolerans CBS 6340 chromosome G complete sequence contains the following coding sequences:
- a CDS encoding KLTH0G14454p (some similarities with uniprot|P39956 Saccharomyces cerevisiae YER169W RPH1 Transcriptional repressor of PHR1 which is a photolyase induced by DNA damage binds to AG(4) (C(4)T) sequence upstream of PHR1 Rph1p phosphorylation during DNA damage is under control of the MEC1-RAD53 pathway): MSTAEPSHWEGGVPVFRPKYDEFKDFYGYMKQVNSFGRKSGIVKVVPPKEWLEKLEVPPGVETLQKIRIRSPIQQHFNGSKGVFVVQNVEKPKTYNIIQWKDLSYDYRLPEGGGDNSVAGRVPDDTETTAGDKSPSPLKSSKVKLKNPDSFPREDFEEFASQYNHDNLAEFQDAGRREFLENYFWKTLAFTPPMYGADTLGSLFKDDLKVWNVSKLPNLLDHMETKVPGVNDSYLYAGLWKASFAWHLEDQDLYSINYIHFGAPKQWYSVPQEDSDRFYAFMKEQFPEHAAKCDEFLRHKTFLVSPKLLEKNGIRCNKITHYQHEFIITYPYGYHAGFNYGYNLAESVNFALEDWLEIGATAKKCLCVDDAVGIDTEKLKSNWLSSKQNKGKSSSKHEHQDTQNQRDEPAKKLKTEQNEMRPLPGQLGSSDGEQKIQKSEKSNIEVVCPTPGRSLPFNRLTSRENPRVKGFNELLHHSSYELQAMEDNPQQSAIRSTTPNPGQYYSGLSQSISRISSPLLSRMMDLSNIVEPTLEDPTLKFKKNPAPLAQSQQTPHNAQALEDNDDNMLALSLASMASGASSPRYPLPPIQPRPFSPATAGDSMLATGPVYEQNPFTYYSSTFKSTVGSPQPSSPGLSNLPFIKRLKSPNRVTLNISRESSRSPVSLNSEFKSPLSNNIATNGTTVINSNLSQATTIDRSPPVSPSAAKEILVETSRRPVTQSKISSEEIIVSDKGKVYVCQECRRQFSSGHHLTRHKKSVHSGEKPHSCPKCGKKFKRRDHVLQHLNKKIPCTAEESQSPSTKLAKDEQLTLENEEGRYVNSLSGTAPGNT; this comes from the coding sequence ATGAGCACCGCGGAGCCTTCACACTGGGAGGGCGGAGTGCCGGTTTTCCGGCCGAAATACGATGAGTTCAAGGACTTTTACGGGTACATGAAGCAGGTCAATAGTTTTGGGAGAAAAAGTGGAATAGTAAAGGTGGTTCCGCCGAAGGAGtggcttgaaaagctcgagGTACCTCCAGGGGTCGAGACCCTGCAGAAAATCCGGATTCGGTCGCCTATTCAGCAACACTTTAACGGGTCGAAGGGTGTATTTGTGGTGCAAAACGTTGAAAAGCCTAAGACCTACAACATCATTCAGTGGAAAGACCTGTCATACGACTACCGTCTGCCCGAGGGTGGAGGGGACAACAGTGTTGCCGGGCGGGTGCCAGACGACACTGAGACAACCGCAGGCGATAAATCACCGTCACCTTTGAAGTCTTCTAAGgtcaagctgaaaaaccCGGACAGCTTCCCGCGAGAGGACTTCGAAGAGTTTGCGTCTCAGTACAACCATGACAACCTTGCGGAGTTCCAGGACGCTGGTAGGCGCGAGTTTCTGGAAAACTATTTCTGGAAAACGCTTGCCTTCACGCCGCCAATGTACGGCGCAGATACGCTAGGGtcacttttcaaagacgaCTTGAAGGTTTGGAACGTCTCGAAGCTCCCAAATCTCCTGGACCATATGGAAACCAAAGTTCCGGGGGTCAACGATTCTTATCTCTACGCTGGTTTATGGAAGGCCTCATTTGCGTGGCACTTGGAAGACCAAGACTTGTATTCTATTAACTATATTCATTTCGGCGCTCCCAAGCAATGGTACTCTGTACCGCAAGAAGATTCAGATAGGTTCTACGCATTCATGAAAGAACAATTTCCAGAGCATGCCGCCAAGTGCGACGAGTTCCTGAGGCACAAAACCTTCCTGGTCTCCCCCAAACTGCTAGAGAAGAATGGTATTCGCTGCAACAAAATCACACATTACCAGCATGAGTTTATCATAACCTATCCTTACGGCTATCATGCAGGCTTCAACTACGGCTACAACCTTGCAGAATCCGTCAATTTTGCGCTCGAAGACTGGCTTGAAATTGGCGCAACGGCCAAAAAATGTTTGTGCGTCGACGATGCGGTAGGAATTGATActgaaaagctgaaaagcaACTGGCTTTCGAGCAAACAGAACAAGGGCAAATCTTCTTCCAAGCATGAACACCAAGACACACAGAACCAAAGGGACGAACcagcaaagaagctgaaaacaGAGCAAAATGAGATGCGTCCTTTACCTGGACAACTGGGTAGCAGTGACggagaacaaaaaattcaaaagtCCGAAAAGTCAAACATTGAAGTTGTTTGCCCCACCCCTGGACGATCTTTACCTTTCAATAGGTTAACAAGTCGCGAGAACCCCAGGGTTAAAGGCTTCAACGAACTCCTTCATCATAGTTCTTATGAGTTACAAGCAATGGAAGATAATCCCCAGCAGAGCGCCATTCGCTCTACGACTCCAAATCCTGGGCAGTACTATAGTGGCCTTAGCCAATCTATAAGTCGGATTTCGTCTCCCCTGCTTTCTCGTATGATGGACCTTTCTAATATAGTAGAACCAACTTTAGAGGACCCTACGCTGAAatttaaaaaaaacccAGCGCCCCTGGCACAGTCTCAGCAGACACCACATAACGCACAAGCCTTAGAGGATAACGACGACAACATGTTGGCGCTCAGCCTTGCCTCTATGGCCAGCGGCGCCTCGTCACCCAGATACCCCTTGCCACCAATTCAGCCGCGTCCGTTTTCACCGGCGACTGCAGGTGACAGCATGCTGGCAACAGGTCCGGTGTATGAGCAAAACCCTTTCACATACTATTCatcaactttcaaaagtaCCGTGGGGTCGCCTCAACCAAGCTCACCAGGCTTGTCAAATTTGCCGTTCATCAAAAGACTCAAAAGCCCTAATAGGGTAACGTTGAATATATCAAGGGAGTCTTCGCGGAGTCCTGTTTCACTCAATTCCGAATTCAAATCCCCACTGTCAAATAATATTGCCACAAACGGGACTACCGTGATAAATTCAAATCTGAGCCAAGCCACCACAATTGATCGCTCGCCGCCAGTATCCCCTTCTGCGGCAAAGGAGATTTTAGTCGAAACTTCTAGGCGCCCAGTGACTCAATCGAAAATAAGCTCTGAGGAAATTATTGTCTCAGACAAAGGGAAAGTTTACGTATGCCAGGAATGCAGAAGACAGTTCTCCTCAGGGCACCATCTAACGAGGCACAAGAAATCAGTTCATTCCGGCGAAAAACCCCATTCTTGCCCCAAATGTGGCAAGAAGTTTAAAAGACGGGATCATGTTCTCCAACACCttaacaaaaaaatacCTTGCACAGCTGAAGAGAGCCAAAGTCCGTCCACTAAACTCGCCAAAGATGAGCAACTAACATTAGAAAATGAGGAAGGACGCTATGTTAATAGCCTGAGTGGAACTGCTCCAGGGAATACTTGA